Proteins found in one Megachile rotundata isolate GNS110a chromosome 14, iyMegRotu1, whole genome shotgun sequence genomic segment:
- the LOC105664036 gene encoding uncharacterized protein LOC105664036, whose amino-acid sequence MEATKASKQQASFYQKTKKFISRSYASKEEFAREYMKLNYEKAKAEELFLLVFTELEKAVSQGNIDQLKRLSTLVDYTSEIKDKVALKDYYDNPNNPIRDTNLVILACKQNKQEILTYLFDSTNKILHNLSVDIGRSAILPGNTDETCHNAFYYAIRSGNIELLDTLINKWPDNYFNFHSNELDEILLRVYKELKLKNVPLSYDIEIFVVDKLINLRFFSDTSEPDNSCRYDLNTIKERIDLVLENINLLKTEYSNTEKVDEKFLFITKFIAQNIHTLKQQLKSTYDRLPWEEIEFCLVSFVSAYTKQQEINLFYYAILSKKKILNQLECFGKKLEEEKINIEAMDSTKISDLPKLTRHTVIANIINNCPQFEELYNDYQQIRDMYTLEKINNYVKLALSVYSSEMEGQIIIGRVLQVISNHLRNTLESPKLSDTISELLLLSLPEYAREVVIDLHDSEACVYSLSQRLELEKDADTDFFVEIQNDIEEINDVISDILCDNKMKMIRILLKRIVSSQNFDEIKEVMAELNNIKLDKMGLGGFKMNDHERLEISIQDLRDIILYKTDYEKELFNKINSIINFARTKLHVLETDYIQGIGSLRLLRIVFNDNKINNNVAEGLKFFVSKILENIAPEIKTQSLKEIAELSMKIFNSVTSRLEDDYHIMGDEIKKSFLEIFYIVEMRIDDVHWIKGLREKLIEDSYSISMYEQRKTYTATEQECNIQLRLKLAELKSVLNSNALNNRLINTCSSYKEDDKLQVVISTLVLDVMSILYNSENYLEDNLLFLDDDTPVLTGKCLYNYLAHDNALVDILLLDPSISTILNARKLSTENIIGTTKKIGNVLRDDPSKSKDKLTESLAIINIQKRMFDALEAGSLEDLKDCLKQGADLNARDFNLWTALHFAAKGPSLEVIKFILDHNLSVNVKNSDSQSPLHIAAAYDRRDIVRFFVKNTDLYIDNKDSNGKTPLHIAAQDGNTDIVDILLKNNANPNIKDVAGFSPLHSAVKNNHIDVVQILLKREVDSNELLGGFTSLHLAAEYGHLEMINFLLKNGVNINTKSDKGAIALHPAALNGHVEVVNALILKGTDVNVRLEDGNTPLHYAVENGHEEVANVLLKYGANTNVSDKAGKNTPLHLAVKDKYVEIVKLLLKYKARVSAVNAKGMTPLHFAVQSGHLEIVTILLEHNANINVKDNNKVTPLHYAAEKGYKEIADLLIKNKADVNAKDNNGFTPLYLAVLHDHTDVTELLIKCKAEVNTRDSKSCTPLHLAVINDNRDIIDFLIKNKARVNVRNSRSVTPLHTAAAIGNKDVVDLLVKNKADLNVKSNLGITPLHAAVIYGHEDVILLLTESGAQTNCIAKFGVTTLQSAVKGGYKNVVNLLIQNKADVNSTGRTDLTPLHMAVESRNKELVEILIRNGANVNVMTNYKMTPLSFAVKQNWKEIVEVLIANGANVNALNGEALSFATFFGYKDIIEILLENKADINLQFMDNKTPLHIAAMKRTTDLVELLLAKGAEVNAIDKKGATPLHYAARCGNVEIIELLLSNGANVNANCSEGTPLHYAVYEYDSVDVVRILLNNGADVSIKDHQDRTPLQVAVTHNQLECVKLMTLQSQKIDINAKDSDSWTVLHNAAQEGNLTMVKYLIEEGCDINARNADGSMPIHIAVEEGFRDIVEFMLNNGSTVHDRGTNNQTLLHYAAMTSQIGLAKYLISKGADINAQDDNGLTPMHTAAQFDYERFIEILLENGAVYNITDKHHRKVSSMASKKRLISRLIATEKLFDAAKHNIYLEVERNIKLGAFLNAKHAASKGYDGTPLHYAAWKGYEKIVSILVQNKANLNITGNKGFTPLHYAAKFSHIKIVMFLLCNGAIHNAVSEGGKTPLDFAVDRNIIKLLNLVSECFHNVLNDNPKVIIDINKIRDLNTVSAIMNARNRENESLVVVAMKNKFSKVQQLKEVAQPDVIREIDTALLFLYQEDYISSLKIFKNVYERRRRLLGPDNPATLDIQVFIAKILYKQGAFQEAADMLNEIFRKQKEMFGFDNENTLSTRSMYALILHRQGKDYEAFSIFEEVYEKQKELLGPDHTDTLDTQFHMAIVLDKQGKYEEALKLNKEVYKKRKETLGANHQTTICTQNNIAMILGNQGKYEEALKMYKMVYEKKKMVSGVNHSDTIRTLFNIAGVLLNQKKYDESLKAHQEILNLQMNLFGSNHPDTLNTQYNLANVLFAQNKWISAFKVYDECLDKRIAVFGLSHSSVLDIIHKMELINFRCKLEGSNASEIVKHVQTDINNAASKGNIQTLRGLLTNGADANDKDTEGRTPLHYAVSNGHLDVVNILLESGADVTQVTKKGNTALHTATSKNYKEIIEVLLRRVSREKMVDFVNAKTSGSGVTSLHVAAKNGSLDIVKCLLSYGAGYNVTNKDGKTPCDLSNNQDVKNLLQLIDRMFKDVKCGTAEAIDNLNVLTPDELVAVINARDEHGSTLVQAAIFSNKRHIAAKLLKMVQLEM is encoded by the coding sequence ATGGAGGCTACGAAAGCATCTAAGCAACAGGCTAGTTTTTaccaaaaaactaaaaaatttatatcaCGTTCCTATGCATCGAAAGAAGAGTTTGCAAGAGAATATATGAAGCTCAACTATGAAAAAGCAAAAGCTGAAGAACTATTTCTTTTGGTTTTTACTGAACTTGAGAAAGCGGTATCACAGGGTAACATTGACCAATTAAAAAGATTAAGCACTTTAGTTGATTACACAAGCGAAATTAAGGATAAAGTAGCATTGAAAGATTATTATGATAATCCTAATAATCCTATTAGAGACACCAATTTAGTTATTTTAGCTTGTAAACAAAATAAACAGGAGATACTGACATATTTATTTGATAGTACTAATAAAATTCTACATAATTTATCAGTGGATATTGGAAGAAGTGCTATATTACCAGGTAATACAGATGAAACTTGCCATAATGCATTTTACTATGCTATACGTTCAGGTAATATTGAGCTCCTTGATACACTAATTAACAAATGGCcagataattattttaattttcattcaaatgAATTGGATGAAATTCTCTTGAGAGTTTACAAAGAACTGAAGTTGAAGAATGTACCATTGTCAtatgatatagaaatttttgtcGTAGATAAGTTAATAAACCTGCGTTTCTTCTCTGATACTTCTGAACCAGATAATAGTTGTAGGTATGATCTTAATACTATCAAAGAACGGATTGATTTAgtacttgaaaatattaatttgttaaaaactGAGTATTCAAACACAGAAAAAGTAGATGAAAAGTTTTTgttcattacaaaatttattgcacAAAACATTCATACATTAAAACAGCAGTTGAAATCAACTTATGATAGATTACCTTGGGAAGAAATTGAGTTTTGTTTGGTCAGTTTTGTATCTGCTTACACTAAACAACAAGAAATTAATCTGTTTTATTATGCTATATTAAGTAAGAAAAAAATACTAAACCAATTAGAATGTTTTGGAAAGAAGCTTGAAGaggaaaaaattaatatagaagCAATGGATAGTACTAAAATATCTGATCTTCCAAAATTAACACGACATACAGTTATTGCAAACATTATTAACAATTGTCCTCAGTTTGAAGAATTATATAATGATTATCAACAAATTAGGGATATGTATACTTtagagaaaattaataattatgtaaagTTGGCATTATCAGTCTATTCTTCAGAGATGGAAGGACAGATAATTATAGGAAGAGTCTTACAAGTTATTAGTAATCATTTAAGAAATACTTTGGAATCTCCTAAATTATCTGACACTATAAGTGAACTTCTTCTATTATCATTACCAGAGTATGCAAGAGAAGTTGTTATAGATTTACATGATTCAGAAGCTTGTGTTTATTCACTTTCTCAAAGATTGGAACTTGAAAAAGATGCAGATACTGACTTCTTTGTTGAAATCCAAAATGATATTGAAGAAATTAATGATGTTATTTCTGATATTCTTTGTGAcaacaaaatgaaaatgatcAGAATTCTTCTAAAACGAATTGTTAGTAGTCAAAATTTTGACGAAATAAAAGAAGTTATGGCAGAACTTAACAATATCAAATTGGATAAAATGGGTCTAGGAGGTTTTAAAATGAATGACCATGAGAGACTGGAAATCTCGATTCAAGACTTGAGGGACATTATACTTTACAAGACAGATTATGAAAAAGaactgtttaataaaattaatagcatAATCAATTTTGCAAGAACTAAATTACATGTACTAGAAACTGACTATATTCAAGGCATTGGATCATTAAGGTTGTTACGTATTGTCTTCAATGATAACAAGATTAACAACAATGTTGCTGAAGGGTTGAAATTCTTTGTTAGTAAAATATTAGAGAATATTGCTCCCGAAATAAAGACTCAAAGTCTTAAAGAAATAGCTGAACTATCAATGAAAATCTTTAACAGTGTTACATCAAGACTAGAAGATGACTATCATATAATGGGTGACGAGATAAAGAAATCATTCctcgaaattttttatattgttgaAATGAGAATAGATGATGTTCACTGGATTAAGGGATTACGTGAAAAGTTAATTGAAGATAGTTACTCTATATCTATGTATGAACAAAGGAAGACATATACTGCAACAGAACAAGAGTGTAATATTCAGCTTAGACTAAAATTAGCTGAGCTGAAAAGCGTTTTAAACAGCAATGCATTGAACAATCGCTTAATTAACACATGTTCTTCCTACAAGGAAGATGACAAGTTACAAGTAGTAATATCAACTCTGGTATTGGATGTaatgtcaattttatataactCAGAGAATTATTTGGAAGACAATTTACTATTTTTAGACGATGACACTCCTGTATTAACTGGAAAGTGTTTGTATAACTACTTAGCACATGATAATGCCTTAGTTGATATATTACTACTTGACCCATCAATATCTACTATTCTAAATGCAAGAAAACTAAGTACAGAGAATATAATTGGCACTACAAAAAAAATTGGTAATGTTCTCAGAGATGATCCCTCCAAATCAAAAGATAAACTCACTGAAAGTTTAGCTATTATCAATATTCAGAAAAGGATGTTCGATGCATTGGAGGCCGGGAGTTTGGAAGATTTAAAAGATTGTTTGAAACAAGGAGCAGACCTCAATGCCAGAGATTTCAACTTGTGGACTGCATTACATTTTGCTGCTAAAGGACCCTCCCTCGAAGTCATAAAATTTATTCTCGATCATAATTTAAGCGTTAATGTTAAGAATAGCGATAGTCAGAGCCCGTTGCACATTGCCGCTGCATACGACAGAAGAGATATTGTACggttttttgtaaaaaatacggATTTATACATTGACAATAAAGACAGCAATGGCAAAACTCCGCTACACATTGCAGCTCAAGATGGTAACACAGATATTGTTGACATTCTACTAAAAAATAATGCTAATCCTAATATTAAAGATGTAGCTGGCTTTTCACCTTTACACTCTGCAGTGAAAAATAACCATATCGATGTTGTTCAGATCTTACTGAAGAGGGAAGTCGACTCTAACGAACTTCTAGGTGGTTTCACTTCACTGCATCTGGCTGCAGAGTATGGTCATCTGGAGATGATTAATTTCTTATTGAAAAATGGGGTGAACATTAACACAAAAAGCGACAAAGGAGCAATAGCGTTACATCCAGCAGCACTAAATGGCCACGTGGAAGTAGTAAATGCTTTAATTTTAAAGGGTACAGATGTCAATGTTAGACTCGAAGATGGCAATACACCTCTACATTATGCTGTAGAAAATGGTCACGAAGAGGTAGCTAACGTCTTATTGAAATATGGAGCTAATACTAACGTTTCCGATAAAGCCGGTAAAAATACACCTTTACATTTAGCAGTAAAAGATAAATATGTGGAGATTGTAAAACTTTTACTGAAGTATAAGGCCAGAGTTAGTGCTGTTAATGCTAAAGGTATGACTCCGCTACATTTTGCAGTACAGAGTGGTCATTTAGAAATAGTCACTATTCTTCTTGAGCATAATGCAAATATTAATGTTAAAGATAACAACAAAGTCACGCCGTTGCACTATGCAGCGGAAAAGGGTTATAAAGAAATTGCTGAccttttaataaaaaacaaagcTGACGTTAACGCGAAAGATAACAATGGATTTACTCCACTGTACTTGGCTGTTCTGCATGACCACACAGATGttactgaattattaataaaatgcaaAGCCGAAGTTAACACCCGAGACAGTAAGAGCTGCACCCCCTTACACTTAGCCGTTATAAACGACAACAGAGATATTATTGATTTCCTAATAAAGAATAAGGCTAGAGTAAATGTTAGGAACAGTCGCAGTGTAACACCGTTGCATACAGCTGCCGCAATTGGTAACAAAGATGTCGTTGATCTTTTGGTCAAGAATAAAGCTGATCTCAATGTGAAATCAAATCTTGGTATCACACCGCTGCATGCTGCTGTCATATACGGACACGAAGACGTTATTCTTCTTCTAACAGAAAGTGGAGCTCAAACCAACTGTATAGCTAAGTTCGGAGTTACAACCTTACAGTCGGCAGTTAAAGGTGGCTATAAGAACGTCGTAAACCTTTTAATCCAAAATAAAGCTGACGTTAATTCTACAGGTCGTACAGATCTTACTCCACTGCACATGGCTGTGGAGTCTAGAAATAAAGAGCTCGTCGAAATTTTAATACGCAACGGGGCCAACGTTAATGTCATGACTAATTATAAAATGACACCGTTGTCTTTCGCTGTTAAACAAAACTGGAAGGAAATCGTTGAAGTTCTCATAGCGAACGGCGCTAACGTTAATGCACTGAACGGTGAAGCTTTATCATTTGCAACTTTCTTCGGTTACAAGGATATTATAGAAATTCTGTTGGAAAACAAGGCTGATATCAACTTACAATTTATGGATAATAAAACACCGTTACATATAGCCGCTATGAAGCGCACCACGGACTTAGTAGAACTTTTACTTGCGAAAGGAGCTGAGGTTAACGCTATCGATAAGAAAGGAGCCACGCCATTGCACTATGCAGCGCGATGCGGTAACGTGGAGATTATTGAACTTTTATTGTCAAACGGCGCTAATGTTAATGCTAATTGTAGCGAAGGTACTCCGTTACATTACGCAGTGTATGAATACGACAGCGTAGATGTTGTTAGGATTCTATTAAATAATGGAGCAGATGTCAGTATTAAAGATCATCAAGATAGAACGCCATTGCAGGTAGCAGTCACACATAACCAGTTAGAATGTGTAAAACTGATGACATTGCAGAGTCAGAAGATAGATATCAATGCCAAGGATAGTGATAGCTGGACAGTGTTGCACAATGCTGCGCAAGAAGGTAATCTAACAATGGTAAAGTACTTAATAGAAGAAGGATGTGATATTAATGCTAGGAACGCTGATGGTTCAATGCCCATACACATTGCTGTTGAAGAGGGTTTCAGAGACATCGTTGAATTCATGCTTAATAATGGTTCCACTGTTCATGATCGTGGAACAAATAATCAAACATTATTGCATTATGCTGCAATGACAAGCCAAATAGGTCTTGCAAAGTACCTGATATCAAAAGGTGCTGATATTAATGCTCAAGATGACAATGGACTGACTCCTATGCACACTGCTGCTCAGTTTGATTATGAAAGgttcattgaaattttgttgGAAAATGGTGCAGTTTATAACATCACCGATAAACATCATAGAAAAGTGTCAAGTATGGCTAGTAAGAAAAGACTTATAAGTAGATTAATAGCAACTGAGAAACTGTTTGATGCTGCGAAGCATAATATATATTTGGAAGTAGAGAGGAACATCAAGCTAGGAGCATTTCTTAATGCGAAACATGCTGCATCGAAAGGTTATGATGGGACACCGTTGCATTATGCTGCATGGAAAGGCTATGAAAAAATTGTCAGTATCCTGGTTCAGAATAAAGCCAATCTTAATATAACTGGTAATAAAGGATTTACTCCTTTGCATTATGCTGCTAAGTTTTCTCACATAAAAATTGTCATGTTTTTGTTGTGTAATGGTGCAATACACAATGCTGTGTCAGAAGGAGGAAAAACGCCATTAGACTTTGCTGTagatagaaatataattaaattgctGAATTTGGTGAGTGAATGTTTCCACAATGTTCTAAACGATAACCCCAAAGTTATCATTGACATTAACAAGATAAGAGATCTCAATACAGTGTCAGCAATAATGAATGCTCGCAATAGGGAAAATGAAAGTTTAGTAGTAGTcgcgatgaaaaataaattttcaaaagttcaaCAGCTGAAAGAAGTAGCGCAACCCGACGTGATCAGAGAGATTGACACAGCCTTACTGTTCTTGTACCAGGAAGATTACATATCATCCCTAAAGATTTTCAAAAACGTGTACGAAAGGAGAAGGAGACTTTTGGGTCCAGATAATCCTGCCACTTTGGACATCCAAGTGTTCATAGCCAAAATATTGTACAAACAAGGAGCTTTTCAAGAGGCTGCGGACATGCTTAACGAGATCTTCCGCAAACAGAAAGAAATGTTTGGATTCGACAACGAGAACACCTTAAGCACAAGGAGTATGTATGCTTTGATTCTTCACAGACAGGGAAAAGACTACGAAGCTTTTAGCATTTTTGAAGAAGTATATGAAAAACAAAAGGAATTACTAGGCCCAGATCACACGGATACTTTAGATACACAGTTCCACATGGCCATTGTATTGGACAAACAAGGAAAGTATGAAGAAGCACTAAAACTGAATAAAGAAGTTTACAAGAAGAGAAAGGAAACACTCGGTGCAAACCATCAGACCACCATATGCACCCAAAACAACATAGCAATGATACTGGGCAACCAAGGCAAATACGAAGAAgccttaaaaatgtacaaaatggtTTACGAGAAGAAGAAAATGGTTTCCGGTGTCAATCACTCCGATACCATAAGAACGTTATTTAATATCGCCGGGGTGCTGCTCAATCAGAAGAAATACGACGAATCTTTGAAGGCTCACCAAGAGATTCTCAATTTGCAGATGAACCTTTTCGGGTCGAACCACCCAGACACCCTGAACACtcaatacaatctcgcaaacgTACTCTTCGCTCAGAACAAGTGGATCAGTGCGTTCAAAGTCTACGACGAATGCCTCGACAAAAGAATAGCTGTATTCGGACTAAGTCATTCCTCCGTTTTAGACATTATACATAAAATGGAACTGATTAATTTCAGATGCAAACTCGAGGGCTCAAACGCGTCGGAGATTGTCAAGCACGTGCAGACGGACATCAACAACGCTGCCAGCAAAGGAAATATACAAACTCTTCGCGGCTTGTTAACGAACGGAGCTGACGCCAACGACAAGGACACCGAAGGGAGAACTCCGTTGCATTACGCTGTTAGCAACGGACACTTAGACGTTGTAAATATCTTGCTAGAAAGTGGAGCCGACGTTACTCAGGTCACTAAGAAAGGCAACACTGCGTTACACACTGCCACCTCTAAGAATTACAAGGAAATTATCGAAGTTTTGTTACGACGCGTGAGTCGCGAGAAAATGGTTGACTTCGTGAACGCCAAAACGAGCGGCAGCGGTGTAACTTCGCTGCACGTTGCTGCTAAAAATGGCTCCCTGGATATTGTCAAATGTCTGCTCTCCTACGGTGCGGGCTACAACGTCACAAATAAGGACGGCAAAACACCGTGCGACCTTTCCAACAACCAAGACGTTAAGAATCTGCTGCAGCTCATTGACAGAATGTTCAAAGACGTAAAATGTGGCACTGCCGAGGCTATTGACAATCTGAATGTCTTAACTCCTGATGAACTTGTCGCCGTAATAAATGCTCGCGATGAACATGGAAGCACGCTGGTGCAAGCTGCCATATTCAGTAATAAGAGGCACATTGCTGCCAAGTTATTAAAAATGGTACAACtcgaaatgtag
- the AP-1mu gene encoding adaptor protein complex 1, mu subunit, protein MSTSAIYILDVKGKVLISRNYRGDIETGVIEKFMPLVMEREEEGNLTPIIQTPECTYAYIKYNNLYIVSTTKKNANISLVFVFLHKLVQVMQEYFKELEEESIRDNFVVIYELLDELIDFGYPQTTDSKILQEYITQEGHKLEIQPRIPMAVTNAVSWRSEGIKYRKNEVFLDVIESVNLLANANGNVLSSEIVGAIKMRVYLSGMPELRLGLNDKVLFESTGRGKSKSVELEDVKFHQCVRLSRFENDRTISFIPPDGEFELMSYRLNTHVKPLIWIESVIERHAHSRVEYMIKARSQFKRRSTANNVEIVIPVPNDADSPKFKTTIGSVKYSPEQSAITWFIKSFPGGKEYLMRAHFGLPSVVGEDVEGKPPIQVKFEIPYFTTSGIQVRYLKIIEKSGYQALPWVRYITQNGDYQLRTN, encoded by the coding sequence ATGTCGACCTCTGCGATATACATTTTAGACGTGAAAGGAAAGGTTCTGATTTCACGAAATTATCGTGGGGACATAGAAACTGGTGTCATAGAAAAGTTCATGCCTCTTGTAATGGAACGCGAGGAAGAGGGCAATCTTACTCCCATAATCCAAACTCCTGAATGTACATACGCGTACATAAAGtacaataatttgtatattgttTCAACCACAAAGAAGAATGCAAACATTTCATTGGTATTTGTATTCCTGCATAAATTGGTACAAGTGATGCAAGAATACTTTAAGGAATTGGAAGAAGAAAGTATACGAGACAATTTTGTGGTCATTTATGAGCTCCTGGATGAGCTGATAGATTTTGGATATCCACAGACTACGGACAGTAAGATTTTACAGGAGTATATTACCCAGGAGGGACACAAACTTGAAATTCAACCTCGCATTCCTATGGCTGTGACCAATGCTGTATCCTGGAGATCAGAGGGTATAAAGTACcgtaaaaatgaagttttcctTGATGTGATAGAGTCTGTAAATCTTCTGGCAAATGCTAATGGAAACGTATTGAGTTCTGAAATTGTTGGTGCCATAAAAATGAGAGTTTATCTATCAGGAATGCCAGAGTTAAGGCTTGGTCTGAACGATAAGGTTCTATTCGAATCTACAGGGCGTGGAAAGTCCAAATCTGTAGAATTGGAAGATGTCAAGTTCCACCAGTGCGTGAGACTGTCCCGATTTGAAAATGACAGAACAATTTCTTTCATACCTCCCGATGGAGAGTTCGAGCTAATGTCGTACAGATTGAATACTCACGTTAAGCCTCTGATATGGATCGAGTCCGTAATCGAAAGACATGCTCACAGCAGAGTGGAGTACATGATAAAAGCAAGATCACAGTTCAAGCGACGTTCTACAGCCAACAACGTGGAAATTGTGATTCCTGTACCAAACGATGCTGACTCCCCTAAATTCAAAACCACCATTGGCAGTGTCAAGTACTCTCCCGAACAAAGTGCGATAACTTGGTTCATCAAGTCTTTCCCTGGAGGAAAGGAGTATTTAATGAGGGCGCATTTCGGATTGCCATCAGTCGTCGGAGAAGACGTTGAAGGAAAACCACCGATACAAGTTAAATTTGAGATTCCATACTTCACCACTTCCGGTATCCAAGTACGTTATCTGAAAATCATCGAAAAGAGCGGATACCAAGCTCTACCTTGGGTGAGGTACATTACGCAAAACGGAGATTATCAATTGAGGACGAATTAA